A window of Kineococcus sp. NBC_00420 genomic DNA:
ACCTGGCCTTCACCAGCTCCTACGTGCTGTGGGGGGCGGCCGCCCTGCACCCCTCCATGCGTCGCCTCTCCGACCCCTCACCCAGCAGCCGGCACGAGTTCAGCCCGCTGCGCCTGGCCGTCCTCACCGGCGCCAGCCTCCTCGCCCCCGGCACCCTGGCCCTGCAGCTGGTCCTCGGCCTGCCGACCGAGGGCTGGGCGGTCGTCGTCGGCGCCACCACCCTGTTCCTGCTCGTGGTGGCCCGGATGTCGACCCTGCTGCGCCGGCTGCGCGAGCAGACCGACCTGCTGGGCGACCTCGCGCGCACCGACCCCCTCACCGGCCTGCTCAACCGTCGCAGCGCCGACGCCGAGCTGCAGCGGGCGCAGGAGCGGGCCCGGGGCGAGGGGGTCCCCCTCGTCGTCGCCCTGCTCGACCTCGACCACTTCAAGGCCTTCAACGACACCTACGGCCACCCCGCCGGTGACGCCCTCCTCGTGGGGGCGGCGACCGCCTGGACCACCGCGCTGGCCGGGACGGGGGCGCAGCTCGCGCGGTGGGGCGGGGAGGAGTTCCTCCTCGTCATCACCGGGTGGGAGCCCGCGCGCGTCGAGCTGCTGCTGGACGAGCTGCGCGCGGTGGTGCCCGCGGGGCAGGCGTTCTCGGCGGGCCTGGCCGGCTGGGACGGGCGCGAGGAGACCGGCGTCCTCGTCGGCCGGGCTGACGAGGCCCTCTACGCTGCCAAGCACGCCGGGCGCGCCTGCAGCCGCACCGCCGTCGCACACCGCCCCGAGCCGCAACCGGGGGAGTACTCGCGCCCCAGCGCCTGAGGTGTGTGAAACTCGCAGGAACACGCGGCCGACGACGTCTGCAGGAGTTCCGATGAGCACCACGTTCAGCACCACCCTGGCCGAGCACGCCCGCAACCGGCCCGACGGCGTCGCCGTCCGGCTCGACGAGCACACCCTCACGTGGCGCGGGTTCGACGACGCCACCGCCCGGGTCGCGACCCTGCTGCGCACCGAGGGCGTCCGGCCCGGCGACCGCGTCGCCCTGATCCTGCCCAACGTGCCCCAGTTCCCCGTGCTCTACCATGGCATCCTCCGCGCCGGCGCGGTCGTCGTCCCGATGAACCCGCTGCTGCGCGGCCGCGAGGTCAACCACCACTTCGCCGACTCCGGTGCCGTCCTCGCCTTCGTCTGGCACGCCGTCGCGGACGCCTCCCACGCCGGCGCCGTCGGCACCCCGACCCGGGTGGTCGTCGTCGAACCGGAGGCCACCGCCGCCCTGCTCGCCGGCGTCGACCCCGACCCCGCGGCGCACGCACCGGACCCCGACGACACCGCCGTGATCCTCTACACCTCCGGCACCACCGGCTCGCCCAAGGGTGCGGAGCTGAGCCACCGCAACCTCTTCAGCAACGCCGTCACCTCCCAGGAGAGCCTCATCCGCCTCGGCGGGGACGACGTCATCCTCGGTGCGCTGCCGCTGTTCCACGCCTTCGGCCAGACCTGCGCCATGAACACCGCCCTCATCGCCGGGCGCACCATGACGCTGCTGCCGCGCTTCAGCGCCGCCGCGGCGCTCGCCGTCGTGCAGCGCGACCGGGTGACCCACTTCGCCGGGGTGCCGACGATGTACGTCGCGATGCTCAACGAACCCGACGCCGAGTCCTACGACCTGTCCTCCTGGCGTTCCTGCGTCTCCGGTGGCGCGTCGTTGCCGGTGGAGGTCCTGCGCGGTTTCGAGGCGCGCTTCGGCGTGGAGATCCTGGAGGGCTACGGGCTGAGCGAGACCTCCCCGGTCGCCTCCTTCAACCACCCCGGCGCCGTCCGCAAACCCGGCACGATCGGGGTCCCGGTGCGCGGCTGCGAGATGGACCTGCGCGGCGCCGACGGCTCCGTCGTCACCGAGGGGGTCGGGGAGATCGTCGTCCGCGGGGAGAACGTCATGAAGGGCTACTGGCGCAACGAGACCGCGACGGCGCAGACGTTCGTCGACGGCTGGTTCCGCACCGGGGACCTCGCGACCCGCGACGAGGACGGGTACTACACGATCGTCGACCGGGCCAAGGACATGATCGACCGAGGTGGCTACAACGTGTACCCGCGCGAGGTCGAGGAGGTCCTCTACGAGCACCCCGCGGTCGAGCAGGTCGCCGTCGTCGGTTTCCCGGACCCGTTGGTGGGGGAGGAGATCGGCGCGGCCGTCGTCCTCAAGGAGGGGGCGCACGCGACGCCCGAGGAGTTGCAGCAGCACGTGAAGGACGCGCTCGCGGCGTACAAGTACCCGCGCCGGGTCTGGATCGTGGAGGAGCTGCCGAAGGGCCCCACCGGCAAGATCCTCAAACGCGAGATCCACCCGCCCGTCCGCAGCACCGAGCACGAGGAGCGCCCCGCATGACCAGCCCGACCGGAGTGGACTACTACGAGATCGCCGGCGACCTCACCGACGCCGAGCGCGAGGTCTGGGCGAACGTCCGCGCGTTCGTCGACGAGAAGGTGATCCCGGTCGCGGGCGGGTACTGGGAACGCGCCGAGATGCCGCTGGACCTCCTCAAGGAGTACGCCCAGCTGAACCTCGTGGGCGACGGTCTGCAGGGACCGGGGATCCCGGCGCTGAGCCACACCGCCGCCGGTCTGATCACGATGGAACTGTCCCGGGGCGACGGGAGCTTCGCGACGATGCTCGGCGTCCAGGCCGGTCTCGCGATGCGTTCCATCGCCTTCCTGGGCTCGGAGGAGCAGAAGGAGCGCTGGCTGCCGCCGATGGCGCGCCTGGAGGTCCTCGGGGCGTTCGGGCTCACCGAACCCGACCACGGGTCCGACGCCGTGGCGCTGGCCACGACCGCCCGGCGCGAGGGTGACGAGTACGTCCTGGACGGCGCCAAGCGCTGGATCGGGTTCGGCACGATCTGCGACGTCTGCGTCGTGTGGGCCCGCGGTGAGGACGGCGCCGTCCAGGGTTTCCTCGTCGAACGCGGGACGCCGGGGTTCAGCGCCACCGCCATCCAGGGCAAGGCGTCGTTGCGCGCCATCCACAACGCCGACATCACGCTGACCGGCGTGCGGGTGCCGGCCGCGAACCGACTGCCCGGCGGGAACTCCTTCCGCGACACCGGCCGCGTCCTGTCCGCCACCCGGGCCGGGATCGCCTGGGGGGCGCTGGGCCACGCGACGGCCGCCTACGAGACGGCGCTGGCCTACTCCCTGGAGCGCAAGCAGTTCGGCCAGCCGCTGGCGAGCTTCCAGCTCGTCCAGGACAAGCTGGTGCAGATGCTCGCCGAGGTCACCGCGATGCAGCTGTTCTGCCTGCGCGTCGGCAAGCTCGCCGACTCCGGCCGCCTCACCGACACCCAGGCCTCGCTGGCCAAGGTCAACGCCACCCGCAAGGCCCGCTTCGTCACGGCGATGGCCCGTGACCTGCTGGGCGGCAACGGGATCCTGCTGGAGCACCGCGTCGCCCGGCACATGGCCGACGTCGAGGCGCTGCACACCTACGAGGGGACGGAGTCGATCCAGACCCTCATCGTCGGCCGCCACCTCACGGGCATCTCCTCCTTCACCTGATCGCCGGCTCCTGGTCGTCAGGCGGTCCGGAAGGGGGTCCGGACGAAGATGCCGTACACCACGGCCGCGAGGGCGGCGATGATCCCGCCGATGACGAGGGACGGCGTGTAGCTGCCGTAGGTGTCGTAGATCCACCCGGTGAGCAGCGGCGCGAACGCGCCGCCGAAGTAGCCTCCGAAGTTCTGGATCGAGCCGACGGTCGCGACCTGGGCGTTGTTGGCGATGTCGCCCGGCATGGCCCAGGCCGCGGCCTGGGTGGTGGCGATGAAGCCGACGGCGAGGACGAGGACGGCGACGGCCAGGACGAGGTTCGTGACGAACGCGCTCAGGCACACCAGGACACCGGCGGAGACCGCGGCGACCATCATGACCTTCCGCTTGGCGGCCAGCGGGTCGACCCCGGGGCGGTTCGCGAGGGTGTTCATGATCCGGCCCCCGGTGATGCCGAGGATCGCGCCACCGAGGTAGGGCAGCGCCGAGATCCAGCCGGACTGCGTGATGCTGATGCCGCGGGCGTCCTGCAGGTACAGGGGGAGGAACGTGATGAAGATGTTCCAGATCCAGATGATGCAGAAGAAGCCCGCCATCATGCCCCACACCTGGCGGTGCCTGAACAGGCCCAGCCACGAGACGGGTTCGGCGACGGCGTCGGAGCCGGTTCCCCGACCCTCGGTGATGTGGCGCATCTCGTCCTCGCCGAGGCGGCGGTGGTCTTCGGGGGAGCGGTACCAGACGTAGAACGCGACCGCCAGGACGAGGCCCAGCACGCCGAGGAACCCGAAGACGGTGCGCCAGCCGAAGGCGAGCATGATCGCGGTGAGGACGGGCGGCGCGATCGCCGGACCCCACTTGGACCCGCTGTCCCAGATGGCGGTGGCCTGGCCGCGCTCGGCCCGGGGGAACCAGTCGGCGGTCATCCGGGCGGCGGCGGGGGAGTTGGGGGCCTCGGTGATGCCCAGGAGCACGCGGAAGACGACGAAGTGGCCGGCGCGCTGACCGAGGGCCATCAACGCGGTCGAGATCGACCACAGGCCGATGGCCAGGAAGTACGCCCGCCGGGCGCCGAGCCGGTCGACGATCCAGCCGACCGGCAACTGCGCGAAGGCGTAGGTCCAGGAGAACACCGCCCCCAGCAGGCCGATGTCGGTGCGCGTGATGCCGAGTTCCGAGATCATCTCGGGGGCGGCGATCGACACCGCACTGCGGTCCATGTAGTTGACGATCCCCGCGAGCAGGGCGAAACCGAGGATCCACCAGCGCAGATTCCTGATCGGGCGTCGGCGCACCGACAGGTCGGAACGGGTCGTCTGCGTCATCGCAGCGGTCTCCTTCGACGTGGGGGGACCTTCCGTGGTCACAGAGTCACGTCGAGCTTGTGGGTGCCTGAGGCCATCGTCAAGGGGTTGACGGAAAATCCTATTGGATGTTGGATCGTGGTGACTGGTCCATCGAAGGAGACGAATCCGCCGTGAACGCGTTCCCCGCCCAGCGCACCGCCGTCGTCACGGGGGTCGGTGCCCCGCGCGGCATCGGTCGCGTGGTGGCCCGCCGCCTCGCCCGCGAGGGCTGGAGCCTCGCCCTCGTCGACGTCCGCGCGGACGGAGTCGCCGAGATCGCCGAGGAACTGTCGGGGTCCACCGCGGCGCTCGGTGTCGCCGTGGACATCACCGCCCAGGACGACGTCGTGGCCGCCTTCGCCCGCATCGACGACGCGCTGCCGCCCGTCGTGGGTCTCGTGAACCTCGCCGGGATCGCCTGTCCCACGCCGTTGATGGAGCTGACCGTGGCGGAGTGGAACCTCAGCTACGCGGTGAACGCGACGGGGTCCCTGCTGATGATCCAGTCCGCGGCGAAGCGGATGATGGAGGTCGGGGTCGGGCGGATCGTCAACACCTCCTCGATCACCGCGCTCGACGGGGGCGGGACGTTCTCCAAGACCGCCTACGCGGCCTCGAAGGCCGCCGTCCTCGGGCTGACCAAGGGCGCCGCGCGTGAACTCGGCCCGTTCGGCATCACGGCGAACGCGATCCTGCCCGGTCCCATCGACACCGACATCATGGGCGGGAAGCTCACCGACGAGCGCAAGGCCGACATGTCGGCCGGCATCCCCGTCGGCCGCGTCGGCCAGCCCGACGACATCGCCGCGATGGTCTCATTCCTGCTCGGTGAGGACGCGGGGTACGTGAACGGCGCGGAGTTCCAGGTCGACGGCGGGAAGCTCATCCACTAACCCGCGGGGACGGACTCGCGATCGTCGAGGGCGCGTTCGCGCACCTTCTCGAGGTGCTCGCGCACCGCGAGTTCCACCCCGTCCGGTTCCCGGCGGCCCAGGGCCTCGACGATGGCCGCGTGCTCGGCGATCGCCAACCCGGCGTCCGTGACCCCCACGCCGGGGACCAGGCGCAATCGGAAGCGCTGGATCTGTCCGTTCAGCCCCTCGAACGCCTCGGCGAGGAACCGGTTCCCGCCAGCCCGGTTCAGGACGTGGTGGAACTCGTTGTCCGCCGCGTGGTACTCGCGGTACTCCGCGAAACCCGGTCCGGTGGGTGCCGCCGCCATGCGTTCCACGGTGGCCGCCAGCACGGTGAGCAGGGCGTCGTCCACGTGCGCCGCGGCCAGGGCGGCGTTGCGGCACTCCAGCAGCAACCGCGCGTCCATGAGGTCGTTCACCTCGGTCGCGCTCAGCATGTCCGCGACGAAGTACCCGCGCAGGGCCGCGCGGTGGACGAGACCGGTGGACTCGATGCGGACCAACGCCTCCCGCACCGGCGTGGGGGAGACGCCGAGGTCGCGCGCGAGCCCGTCGATGCTCAACGAGGAACCCGGGGCGGCGTGGCCGTCCATCAACCACGTGAGCAACGAGGTGTGGACGGCGTCGGCGAGCGAGGCCCGGGACGGGGCGGTGGGGAGGGTGGGGGCGTCGCGTACCACTGCCACCACCCTCCCGGACCGAGAACTCTCGGCCGACAGGCTATCCCGCCGGGTGGAACCGCCGTCCGGTGACGCGCTCGGAGGCCCCGACGCGGTCGAGGTACGGGGTGATCCCGCCGGTGAACAACGGGTGCCCGGTGCCCAGGACGAGGCAGACGTCGACGTCCTGCGGTCCCGCGACCACCCCCTCGTCCAGCACCCGGCGGATCTCGTCGGCGAGCGCGTCCTGCACGTTGCGCAGGACCTGCTCACCGGTGAGCGGTTCGGTGGCCACCGAGAACAACCCCTCCGCGGCCCCGGTCTCGGCGACCGGGCCCTTCGGCGTGACGAGTTCGGGTGAACCGGCCTCGACCCAGCGCCGCAGGTTGTCCGAGACGCGGTAGCGGTCGGGGAAGGCCGCGGCGAGCGTCTCGTGCACGTGCAGCATGACCGCCGGCCCGACGAACGACGCCAACCGGAACGGCGACATCGGCAGCCCGAGGGGGTCGAGGCTGCGTTCCACCTCGAGCAGCGGGGTTCCCGCGTCGAGGGCCCGGACGACCTCGTCGAACATGCGCGTCGAGATGCGGTTCACCACGAACGCGGGCGCGTCCTGGACCAGGACGCACGTCTTCTTCAGCCGCTTCCCGACGGCGAACGCCGTGGCCAGGGCGGCCTCGTCGGTCGTCCCGGTGCGCACGACCTCGACGAGCGGGAGCACCGCGACGGGGTTGAAGAAGTGGAACCCGACGAACCTCTCGGGGTTCTTCAGGACCGAGGCCATCTCCGTCACCGACAGCGAACTGGTGTTGGTCGCCAGCACGGCGTACTCACGCAGCAGGGGTTCGATCTCGCGCAGGACGTCCTGCTTGACGGAGAGTTCCTCGAACACCGCCTCGATGACGAAGTCCGCGTCGGAGAGCGCGCCCTTGTCGACCGAACCGGACACCGACGCCGTCAGGCGGTTCGCGGTGTCCTGGGTGATGCGGCCCTTGCCGAGGAGTTCCCGCACACCGGTGCGGACGAACTCGACGCCCTTCTCGACCCGTTCGGCCGAGACGTCGGTGAGCACGACCGGGACCTGCAACCGGTGCAGGAACAGCAGCGCGAGCTGGGAGGCCATGAGACCCGCCCCGACCACGCCGACGCTCGTGACCTTCCGCGCCGCTTCGGCGGGTGGTGCACCGGCGGGTTTCTTCGCGTAGCGCTGGACGAGGTCGAACGCGTACAACCCGGCCCGCAGTTCACCGGAGACGATGAGGTCGCCCAGGGCGGCCTCCTCGGCGCTGAAGTGCGTCGCCCGGTCGTTCGTGCGGGAGGCCTCGAGCAGTTCCAGGGTGCGGTAGGGCGCGGGTGCGGCGCCGTGGACGCGGGTGTCGGCGACGGCCCGGCCGCGGGCGATCGCGGCGTCCCAGGTCGGCGCGTCGGCGAGTTCGCGACGCACCACGGTGGTCGTGCCCGCGAGCACGGACGCCGTCCAGCGCAACGACTCCAGGAGGAAGTCGGCGGGTTCGAAGCGGGCGTCGACGATCCCCGCCTCGAAGGCCTGCGGACCCGAGAGCGTGCGGTTGTTCGCCAGCGCGTTCTCGATCGCGACCTTCACCGCGACGTCCGGGCCGGCGATCCGGGGGAGCAGGTACGTCCCGCCCCAACCGGGGACCAGGCCGAGGTGGGCCTCCGGCAACCCCAGGCCGCGGACCGAGCTCGACACCGTGCGGTAGGTGCAGTGCAGGGCCGTCTCGAGGCCGCCGCCGAGAGCGAGTCCGTTGACGTAGGCGAACGTGGGGACCGGCGCGTCGGCGAATCGGCCCAGCACCCGGTGGCCGGCTTCCGCCGTCGCGACGGCGTCCTCGCGGGAGGTGGTGTGCGCGACGGACTTCAGGTCGGCGCCGGCGCAGAACACCCCGTTGACCCCGGTGACGCCGATGGCGACGACACCCTCGTCGCGGACCAGCCGTTCGGCCTCGTCGATCGCCTGCTCGAGGGCGGGCAGGGTGTCGGAACCGAGGACGAAGGGCCGCCGCGGGTCGCCGGAGTCCAGGGTCAGCAGGGCCATCCTCCCGGGACCGGCGACACCGGAGGAGGCGGGCAGGTCGAGGGTGCGGACGAAGACGGGCATCAGTTCGCTCCTCCGTCGAAGCCCTGCCAGGACGGGTTCTCCCAGACGACCGAACCGCCCTGACCCAGGCCCACGCACATGGCGGTGAGGCCGTAGCGGACCTCGGGGTGCTCGGAGAACTGCCGGGCGAGCTGGGTCATGAGCCGCACCCCGGACGCCGCGAGGGGGTGCCCGATGGCGATGGCCCCGCCGTAGGGGTTCACCCGTTCGTCGTCGTCGGCGATGCCGAAGTGGTCGAGGAAGCTGAGGACCTGCACGGCGAACGCCTCGTTGAGCTCGAACAGGCCGATGTCGTCGATGGTCAACCCGGTGCGCGCCAGGACCTTCTCGGTGGAGGGGATCGGGCCGAGGCCCATGACCTCGGGTTCCACGCCGGCGAACCCGAAACCGACGAGCCGCATCTTCGGCGTCAGGCCCAGCTCCCCGGCCACGTCCTCCGCCGCGATGAGGGACGCCGTCGCCCCGTCGGTGAGGGGGGAGGCGTTGCCGGCGGTGACCCGCCCGTGCGGCCGGAACGGGGTGCGCAGGTTCGCGAGCGCCTCCACGGTCGTCCCGGGGCGGGCCAGTTCGTCCTCGGTCGCGAGCCCCCAGCCGCGTTCGGAGCTGGCGGAGGCGACCGGGACGAGGTCGGCGCCGACCTGGCCGTTGGCGACGGCCTTGGCGAACTTCGCCTGGGAGTTCACCGCGAACTCGTCCGCCCGCTGCTTGGTGAGCTGCGGGAACCGGTCGTGCAGGGCCTCCGCGGTCTTGCCCATGTCCAGGGCATCGGGGGAGACGATGCGTTCCACCAGGAACCGCGGGTTGGGGTCCATACCCTGCCCGAGCGGGTGGTGGCCCATGTGCTCGACGCCGCCCGCGAGCGCCACGTCGAGGGCGCCGATCGCGATGGAGGCGGCGGTCGTCGTCACGGCCGTCATCGCGCCGGCGCACCAGCGGTCGATGGCGTAGCCGGGGGTGGTGACGGGCAGTCCCGCCAGCAGGGCCGCGCTGCGGCCCAGGACGAGGCCCTGGTCGCCGGACTGGGTGGCGGCCGCGATCGCGACCTCCTCGACCCGTTCTGGGGGTAGGGACGGGTTGCGCCGCAGGAGTTCGCGCAGGCAGGCGACGACCAGGTCGTCGGCGCGGGTCTGGGCGTGCAGGCCGTCGGGACGGGCCTTGCCGAACGGGGTGCGGACGCCGTCGGCGAAGACGACGCTCCGACCCGGGGCGGGCGTGTGGACCACAGGACCTCCTCGTCACTGGTGCTGGCGGGCACCACCGTACGCGGCGTCCGGTTTATCCGGTACCGGGAGTCCCGCTTATCGCCCGGGCGGCGGACAGCGCGGCCTGCAACGCGTCCTCGCTCAGCGCGGTCCCGGGCAACGGCGTGGGGTGGCGACGGGCGGTGCAGAGACCGTCGAGCGCGATGGCGAGCTGGCGGCGCCAGGCCTCGCCGGCGTCCAGCACGTGCACGGACTTCAGGAGCACCACCAGGTCGCTCGTCTCCACGTCGGGCCGCAACCGACCGGCGCAGCGGGCGCGCCGGACCAGCTCCTGCAACCGGGGCCCGAGCTCGGCGCGGGTCAGGGCGAGTCCGCTGCGACCGTGCTCCGCGCAGAGGACGGCGTCGCGCAGCCCGCGGTCGGCGGCCATCCGCTCGCACGCGCCGGTGAGGAAGCGCACGACGGCGTCCCAGGGGTCGACCTCCGCGGCCGCGCTGTCCGCGAGGTCGACGAGCTCGCGGATGCGTTCCTCGAAGAGCGCCTCGACCAGGGCGTCCTTGTCCGGGAAGCGGCGGTAGACCGTCCCCACCCCGAGGCCGGCGTGGCGCGCGACGTCGTCGAGGCTGGCGACCAGGCCGCGGGTGGCGAACACCGTCCGGGCGGCGTCGAGCACCCGTCGGCGGTTCAGCTCGGCGTCGCGCCGCAGCGGGCGGTCTGCCGGGGCGGGGGTGGTGGTGCTCACGACCTGCCCATCGGCACGTCCGCGGACGAAGTGGAGGACGGGCCTCAACTTCGCGCGCGGCGCGGCCGAAGCAGAACCGGAGACCAGCAGACCCCCGTCACGGAAGAGAGCTCGTGAGCACCGAGGCCACCCCGGCAGACCCGCCCCGCGACCCGGTGCGTGAGACCGCGAGCGCGGTGCCGCCGCGTCCGCGCACCTCGCCCGAGAACGACGTCCCGGCACCCCCGGCCGACCGTTCGCGCTGGCTCGTCCTCGCGGTCCTCTCGCTGGCCCAGCTCATGGTGGTCCTCGACTCCACGATCGTGAACATCGCCCTGCCCACCGCGCAGGCCTCCCTCGGCTTCTCCGACGACGACCGCCAGTGGGTCGTGACCTCCTACGCCCTCGCCTTCGGCGGTCTGCTGCTGCTCGGGGGCCGCCTCTCCGACGTCGTCGGACGCAAGCCGATGTTCCTCACCGGTCTGGTGGGTTTCGCCCTCGCCTCCGCCCTCGGCGGTCTCGCGCAGGGCTTCGGGATGCTCATCGTGGCCCGCGCCCTGCAGGGTGCCTTCGGCGCGATGCTGGCCCCGGCCGCGTTGTCGCTGCTCATGACGACCTTCACCGCACCGGGTGAGCGGACCAAGGCGTTCGGCATCTTCGGGGCGGTCGCGGGCGCCGGCGGCGGCATCGGGCTGCTCCTGGGCGGGCTGCTCACCGAGCACCTGTCCTGGCGCTGGTGCCTCTACATCAACGACGTCCTCGCCGTGGTGGCCGTCGTCGCCGCGTCCCTGCTGCTCAAGCACCGGCGGTCGGCGAACCCCGCCCCGCTGGACTGGTTCGGCACCGTGACCGCCGTCCTCGGTCTCGTCGGGATCGTCTACGGCCTCGGCAACGCCGAGACCCACGGCTGGACCTCCCCGAGCACGTGGGGGTTCCTCGTCGCCGGGATCGTCCTGCTCGTGGTGTTCTGCTGGTGGCAGACCCGCGCGGCGCACCCGTTGCTGCCGCTGCGCGTGGTCCTCGACCGCAACCGCGGTGGGTCGTTGCTGGCGATGGCCGTCGTGGGGGCGGGCATGTTCGGGGTCTTCCTGTTCCTCACCTACTACCTGGCCAAGCAGCTCGGGTACACCCCGGTGCAGACCGGGCTGGCGTTCCTGCCGATGATCGGTGCCGTCTCGGTGACCGCACCGTTCGTGGGGGCCCGGCTGCTGCCGCGCGTGGGTCCCAAGCCCCTCGTCCCCACCGGCCTCGTCCTCGCCGCGCTCGGCATGGCCCTGCTGACCCGCATCGACGTCGACTCCCACTACGCCTCGGTCGTCCTGCCCGGGTTGATCGTCGAGGGCGTCGGCCTGGGCTTCATCTTCTCCGCGGCGATGGCCACGGCCACCC
This region includes:
- a CDS encoding TetR/AcrR family transcriptional regulator, which produces MSTTTPAPADRPLRRDAELNRRRVLDAARTVFATRGLVASLDDVARHAGLGVGTVYRRFPDKDALVEALFEERIRELVDLADSAAAEVDPWDAVVRFLTGACERMAADRGLRDAVLCAEHGRSGLALTRAELGPRLQELVRRARCAGRLRPDVETSDLVVLLKSVHVLDAGEAWRRQLAIALDGLCTARRHPTPLPGTALSEDALQAALSAARAISGTPGTG
- a CDS encoding MFS transporter, coding for MPPRPRTSPENDVPAPPADRSRWLVLAVLSLAQLMVVLDSTIVNIALPTAQASLGFSDDDRQWVVTSYALAFGGLLLLGGRLSDVVGRKPMFLTGLVGFALASALGGLAQGFGMLIVARALQGAFGAMLAPAALSLLMTTFTAPGERTKAFGIFGAVAGAGGGIGLLLGGLLTEHLSWRWCLYINDVLAVVAVVAASLLLKHRRSANPAPLDWFGTVTAVLGLVGIVYGLGNAETHGWTSPSTWGFLVAGIVLLVVFCWWQTRAAHPLLPLRVVLDRNRGGSLLAMAVVGAGMFGVFLFLTYYLAKQLGYTPVQTGLAFLPMIGAVSVTAPFVGARLLPRVGPKPLVPTGLVLAALGMALLTRIDVDSHYASVVLPGLIVEGVGLGFIFSAAMATATLGVQPADAGVAGAMANTVQQIGGSIGTALLSALAGSTVTGYLADHVDGEPSPADLAQATLSSYHVAFWVCSGIFVVGALATGLLLRRGAPQFDPDAGPVIAH